The Coregonus clupeaformis isolate EN_2021a chromosome 13, ASM2061545v1, whole genome shotgun sequence genome includes a region encoding these proteins:
- the LOC121579529 gene encoding voltage-gated potassium channel subunit beta-3 isoform X5: MSTQTSNQTAHMNLGKSGLRVSCLGLGTWVTFGSQISDEMAENLMTIAYDAGVNLFDTAEVYASGRAEITLGNIMKKKGWRRSSYVVTTKIYWGGQAETERGLSRKHIIEGLRGSLSRLQLDYVDIVFANRNDVNSPMEEIVRAMTFVINQGMAMYWGTSRWSPMEIMEAYSVARQFNLIPPVCEQAEYHYFKRDKVEVQLPELYHKIGVGAMTWSPLACGLITGKYCEGVPDISRANIKVQGYQWLKERVNSEEGRKQLAKIKELHLMADRLGCTAAQLAIAWCLRSEGVSSVLLGVSNTDQLVENLGALRLISQMTPQTVAEIDSLLGNKPHSKKESRA; this comes from the exons ATGAGCACACAGACCAGCAACCAGACAGCTCACAT gAACTTAGGGAAGTCTGGTCTGCGTGTGTCCTGCTTGGGGCTGG GCACCTGGGTGACATTTGGATCGCAGATCTCTGACGAG ATGGCTGAGAACCTGATGACCATTGCCTATGATGCAGGGGTGAACCTCTTTGACACAGCAGAGGTGTATGCCTCCGGCAG GGCTGAAATCACCCTAGGGAACATCATGAAGAAGAAAGGATGGAG GCGTTCTAGTTATGTTGTGACAACCAAGATCTACTGGGGAGGGCA GGCGGAGACAGAAAGGGGACTCTCCAGAAAGCACATCATTGAAG GTTTGAGAGGATCCCTGTCCAGACTCCAGTTAGATTATGTGGACATCGTCTTTGCCAACCGTAATGATGTCAACAGCCCAATGGAAG AGATAGTACGGGCCATGACCTTTGTAATAAATCAGGGCATGGCAATGTACTGGGGCACATCTCGCTGGAGTCCCATGGAGATCATG GAGGCGTACTCAGTGGCGCGTCAGTTTAATCTGATCCCACCTGTATGTGAGCAGGCTGAGTATCACTACTTCAAGAGGGACAAGGTGGAGGTGCAGCTCCCTGAACTCTACCACAAGATAG gTGTAGGGGCAATGACCTGGTCTCCCCTTGCGTGTGGACTGATCACAGGGAAGTATTGTGAGGGTGTACCTGACATCTCCAGGGCTAACATAAAA GTGCAGGGTTACCAGTGGCTGAAGGAGCGTGTCAACAGTGAGGAGGGACGCAAGCAgctggccaagatcaaagagctccaCCTAATGGCCGACAGACTGGGATGCACCGCCGCACAGCTAGCCATTG CCTGGTGTCTGCGCAGTGAGGGAGTGAGCTCAGTGCTGCTCGGTGTCTCCAATACTGACCAGCTGGTGGAAAACCTGGGTGCCCTTAGG CTTATTTCACAGATGACTCCTCAGACCGTGGCTGAGATTGACTCACTCCTGGGAAACAAGCCCCACTCCAAGAAAGAGTCGCGAGCATGA
- the LOC121579529 gene encoding voltage-gated potassium channel subunit beta-3 isoform X3, with protein MQVSFACTEHNLKSRSEDRLCGLRTAPPPGGGSGGGGGGSSQGGNGNYNTHGSAKPREQSGSRPVPQGHAHMKEAIGRHSSMKYRNLGKSGLRVSCLGLGTWVTFGSQISDEMAENLMTIAYDAGVNLFDTAEVYASGRAEITLGNIMKKKGWRRSSYVVTTKIYWGGQAETERGLSRKHIIEGLRGSLSRLQLDYVDIVFANRNDVNSPMEEIVRAMTFVINQGMAMYWGTSRWSPMEIMEAYSVARQFNLIPPVCEQAEYHYFKRDKVEVQLPELYHKIGVGAMTWSPLACGLITGKYCEGVPDISRANIKVQGYQWLKERVNSEEGRKQLAKIKELHLMADRLGCTAAQLAIAWCLRSEGVSSVLLGVSNTDQLVENLGALRLISQMTPQTVAEIDSLLGNKPHSKKESRA; from the exons ATGCAGGTTTCTTTCGCCTGCACTGAGCACAACCTGAAGAGCCGCAGTGAGGACCGACTATGTGGCCTTCGCACCGCGCCACCCCCTGGGGGAGgcagtggaggaggtggtggagggagCAGCCAAGGGGGTAATGGCAACTATAACACCCATGGCTCAGCCAAGCCCAGGGAGCAGTCGGGGTCCCGCCCAGTTCCCCAAGGCCATGCCCACATGAAGGAGGCCATAGGGCGCCACAGCAGTATGAAATACAG gAACTTAGGGAAGTCTGGTCTGCGTGTGTCCTGCTTGGGGCTGG GCACCTGGGTGACATTTGGATCGCAGATCTCTGACGAG ATGGCTGAGAACCTGATGACCATTGCCTATGATGCAGGGGTGAACCTCTTTGACACAGCAGAGGTGTATGCCTCCGGCAG GGCTGAAATCACCCTAGGGAACATCATGAAGAAGAAAGGATGGAG GCGTTCTAGTTATGTTGTGACAACCAAGATCTACTGGGGAGGGCA GGCGGAGACAGAAAGGGGACTCTCCAGAAAGCACATCATTGAAG GTTTGAGAGGATCCCTGTCCAGACTCCAGTTAGATTATGTGGACATCGTCTTTGCCAACCGTAATGATGTCAACAGCCCAATGGAAG AGATAGTACGGGCCATGACCTTTGTAATAAATCAGGGCATGGCAATGTACTGGGGCACATCTCGCTGGAGTCCCATGGAGATCATG GAGGCGTACTCAGTGGCGCGTCAGTTTAATCTGATCCCACCTGTATGTGAGCAGGCTGAGTATCACTACTTCAAGAGGGACAAGGTGGAGGTGCAGCTCCCTGAACTCTACCACAAGATAG gTGTAGGGGCAATGACCTGGTCTCCCCTTGCGTGTGGACTGATCACAGGGAAGTATTGTGAGGGTGTACCTGACATCTCCAGGGCTAACATAAAA GTGCAGGGTTACCAGTGGCTGAAGGAGCGTGTCAACAGTGAGGAGGGACGCAAGCAgctggccaagatcaaagagctccaCCTAATGGCCGACAGACTGGGATGCACCGCCGCACAGCTAGCCATTG CCTGGTGTCTGCGCAGTGAGGGAGTGAGCTCAGTGCTGCTCGGTGTCTCCAATACTGACCAGCTGGTGGAAAACCTGGGTGCCCTTAGG CTTATTTCACAGATGACTCCTCAGACCGTGGCTGAGATTGACTCACTCCTGGGAAACAAGCCCCACTCCAAGAAAGAGTCGCGAGCATGA
- the LOC121579529 gene encoding voltage-gated potassium channel subunit beta-3 isoform X4, with translation MQVSFACTEHNLKSRSEDRLCGLRTAPPPGGGSGGGGGGSSQGGNGNYNTHGSAKPREQSGSRPVPQGHAHMKEAIGRHSSMKYRNLGKSGLRVSCLGLGTWVTFGSQISDEMAENLMTIAYDAGVNLFDTAEVYASGRAEITLGNIMKKKGWRRSSYVVTTKIYWGGQAETERGLSRKHIIEGLRGSLSRLQLDYVDIVFANRNDVNSPMEEIVRAMTFVINQGMAMYWGTSRWSPMEIMEAYSVARQFNLIPPVCEQAEYHYFKRDKVEVQLPELYHKIGVGAMTWSPLACGLITGKYCEGVPDISRANIKGYQWLKERVNSEEGRKQLAKIKELHLMADRLGCTAAQLAIAWCLRSEGVSSVLLGVSNTDQLVENLGALRLISQMTPQTVAEIDSLLGNKPHSKKESRA, from the exons ATGCAGGTTTCTTTCGCCTGCACTGAGCACAACCTGAAGAGCCGCAGTGAGGACCGACTATGTGGCCTTCGCACCGCGCCACCCCCTGGGGGAGgcagtggaggaggtggtggagggagCAGCCAAGGGGGTAATGGCAACTATAACACCCATGGCTCAGCCAAGCCCAGGGAGCAGTCGGGGTCCCGCCCAGTTCCCCAAGGCCATGCCCACATGAAGGAGGCCATAGGGCGCCACAGCAGTATGAAATACAG gAACTTAGGGAAGTCTGGTCTGCGTGTGTCCTGCTTGGGGCTGG GCACCTGGGTGACATTTGGATCGCAGATCTCTGACGAG ATGGCTGAGAACCTGATGACCATTGCCTATGATGCAGGGGTGAACCTCTTTGACACAGCAGAGGTGTATGCCTCCGGCAG GGCTGAAATCACCCTAGGGAACATCATGAAGAAGAAAGGATGGAG GCGTTCTAGTTATGTTGTGACAACCAAGATCTACTGGGGAGGGCA GGCGGAGACAGAAAGGGGACTCTCCAGAAAGCACATCATTGAAG GTTTGAGAGGATCCCTGTCCAGACTCCAGTTAGATTATGTGGACATCGTCTTTGCCAACCGTAATGATGTCAACAGCCCAATGGAAG AGATAGTACGGGCCATGACCTTTGTAATAAATCAGGGCATGGCAATGTACTGGGGCACATCTCGCTGGAGTCCCATGGAGATCATG GAGGCGTACTCAGTGGCGCGTCAGTTTAATCTGATCCCACCTGTATGTGAGCAGGCTGAGTATCACTACTTCAAGAGGGACAAGGTGGAGGTGCAGCTCCCTGAACTCTACCACAAGATAG gTGTAGGGGCAATGACCTGGTCTCCCCTTGCGTGTGGACTGATCACAGGGAAGTATTGTGAGGGTGTACCTGACATCTCCAGGGCTAACATAAAA GGTTACCAGTGGCTGAAGGAGCGTGTCAACAGTGAGGAGGGACGCAAGCAgctggccaagatcaaagagctccaCCTAATGGCCGACAGACTGGGATGCACCGCCGCACAGCTAGCCATTG CCTGGTGTCTGCGCAGTGAGGGAGTGAGCTCAGTGCTGCTCGGTGTCTCCAATACTGACCAGCTGGTGGAAAACCTGGGTGCCCTTAGG CTTATTTCACAGATGACTCCTCAGACCGTGGCTGAGATTGACTCACTCCTGGGAAACAAGCCCCACTCCAAGAAAGAGTCGCGAGCATGA